From the genome of Streptomyces sp. NBC_00523:
GGGTGGAGGTGGTGTCCGCCGCGCTGACGTTGATGACCCGGCTGCCGCGGGTGTCGCCCTCGACGGCCAGCCGGATCGCCCGCACCGCGTCCAGGGTGTGCAGCCAGCCCCACAGGTGGAGGCGCTGGGACGCCGCGTCTTCGGCGCACTCGGCGACGAAGGCGTCGAGCCGTGCGCCGTCGCCGGTGAACGGGAAGCGCATGCACACGGAGTCGATGCCGAAGCGCCGGTGCGCCACGCCCGCGATCTCCTCCAGCACCACTTTGGACAGCCCGTAGGGGTCGCGGACCAGGTTGGGGTGGGCCTCGTCCATGGGCACGTACACCGGTGAGACGGAGACCGGGGACCAGGCCAGCCCGGTCGCCGCCATGCTGGAGGCGGCCACGACGCGGCGTACCCCGGCGTTCCCCGCTTCCTGGAAGACGCGGTGCGCGGCATGGACGTTGGCGGCGAACATGGCGCTGGGGTCGTCCACGTTGGGATGCGGGATCGCCCCCAGGTGGACCACCGCCTCCACGCCGTCCATGGCGCGGCGCACGAGGCCGGGGTCCTGGAGGTCGCCGACGTGCACCCGGTGGGCGTCGGGCGCCTCCACGGGCAGCAGGTCGGTCAGGACGAGTTCGTGCCCGGCCGCGAGCAGTTCCTCCGTGACGCGCCCGCCGATGTGGCCGGCGGCGCCGGTGACCAGAACGCGCATCAGCCCTTCACCGCCCCGACCAGCCCGTTGACGAAGTAGCGCTGCAGGCAGAGGAACAGGGCGATGACCGGGATGACGACGATGAGCGCGCCGGCCATGAGGTTGTTGTAGTGGGGCACGTTCTGG
Proteins encoded in this window:
- a CDS encoding NAD-dependent epimerase/dehydratase family protein, with translation MRVLVTGAAGHIGGRVTEELLAAGHELVLTDLLPVEAPDAHRVHVGDLQDPGLVRRAMDGVEAVVHLGAIPHPNVDDPSAMFAANVHAAHRVFQEAGNAGVRRVVAASSMAATGLAWSPVSVSPVYVPMDEAHPNLVRDPYGLSKVVLEEIAGVAHRRFGIDSVCMRFPFTGDGARLDAFVAECAEDAASQRLHLWGWLHTLDAVRAIRLAVEGDTRGSRVINVSAADTTSTLPTAELMAAHHPGVPVPASISGHRTLFDTTGCTELLGFTPHRTWRTTGGAA